A stretch of the Synechocystis sp. PCC 7338 genome encodes the following:
- the purF gene encoding amidophosphoribosyltransferase yields the protein MFPSSSELTELTDSQPLSGNHADKPEEACGVFGIYAPEEAVAKLTYFGLYALQHRGQESAGIATFAGTTVHCHKDMGLVSQVFQESKLNEMVGSLAVGHTRYSTTGSSHRVNAQPAVLPTRLGPLALAHNGNLVNTNQLREALAERGCEDFVTTTDSEMIAVAIANEVDRGKDWVEGTIAALTLCAGAYSLVVGTPEGIIGVRDPHGIRPLVIGVLEEEIPRYVLASETCALDIIGATYVRTVEAGELVYITESGLVSHRLAESAERKLCVFEMIYFSRPDSVVNDESLYTYRMRIGKRLAKESAVDADLVMGVPDSGIPAAIGFSQASGIPYAEGLIKNRYVGRTFIQPTQHMREHGIRMKLNPLKDVLAGKRVIIVDDSIVRGTTSRKIVRALREAGATEVHMRISSPPVTHPCFYGIDTDSQDQLIAARLTVVEIAEQIEVDSLAYLSQEGMLLCTGEEISHFCSACFNGQYPITVPDVVKRSKLMLENITA from the coding sequence ATGTTTCCCTCCTCCAGTGAGTTGACTGAGTTGACCGATAGTCAGCCTTTGTCTGGCAACCATGCCGATAAACCAGAAGAAGCCTGTGGGGTATTTGGCATCTACGCACCCGAAGAAGCGGTGGCCAAATTGACCTATTTTGGACTTTATGCCCTCCAACATCGGGGGCAGGAGTCGGCGGGTATTGCCACTTTTGCTGGCACAACGGTTCATTGTCACAAGGATATGGGGCTGGTGTCCCAGGTTTTCCAAGAATCCAAACTCAATGAAATGGTAGGCAGTCTGGCGGTGGGCCACACCCGTTATTCCACCACGGGCTCCAGTCATCGGGTCAATGCTCAACCGGCGGTGCTCCCCACCCGTTTGGGCCCCCTGGCCCTGGCCCACAATGGCAATTTGGTTAACACTAATCAATTGCGGGAAGCTTTAGCAGAAAGGGGTTGTGAAGATTTTGTCACCACCACTGATTCAGAAATGATTGCAGTGGCGATCGCCAATGAGGTGGATAGGGGCAAAGACTGGGTGGAAGGCACCATTGCGGCCCTGACTCTTTGTGCCGGAGCCTATAGCTTAGTGGTCGGCACGCCGGAGGGAATTATTGGAGTTCGGGATCCCCATGGCATTCGCCCTCTAGTGATCGGCGTCTTAGAAGAAGAAATTCCCCGCTATGTATTGGCATCGGAAACCTGTGCCCTGGATATCATTGGTGCCACCTATGTCCGCACAGTGGAAGCTGGAGAATTGGTCTATATCACCGAATCTGGCTTAGTTTCCCATCGACTGGCCGAAAGCGCCGAGCGCAAACTCTGTGTGTTCGAGATGATTTATTTTTCTCGCCCGGATAGCGTGGTTAATGATGAAAGTCTTTACACCTACCGCATGCGCATTGGTAAACGTTTAGCCAAAGAATCCGCCGTCGATGCTGATCTGGTGATGGGGGTGCCCGATTCCGGCATTCCAGCGGCGATCGGTTTTTCCCAAGCTTCCGGTATTCCCTATGCCGAGGGTTTAATCAAAAATCGTTACGTGGGGCGCACCTTTATCCAACCCACCCAACATATGCGGGAACACGGCATCCGCATGAAACTCAATCCCCTCAAGGATGTATTGGCCGGCAAACGGGTCATTATTGTCGATGACTCCATTGTGCGAGGCACTACTAGCCGCAAAATTGTCCGAGCTTTACGGGAAGCCGGAGCCACGGAAGTACACATGCGGATTTCTTCTCCCCCAGTAACCCATCCTTGTTTCTACGGCATTGACACCGATAGTCAAGATCAGTTAATTGCGGCCCGACTAACAGTGGTAGAAATAGCTGAACAAATTGAGGTGGACTCCCTCGCTTATCTTTCCCAGGAAGGCATGCTGTTATGTACTGGGGAAGAAATCTCCCATTTTTGTTCCGCCTGTTTCAACGGACAGTACCCCATCACCGTACCTGATGTTGTCAAGCGCTCCAAACTAATGCTGGAAAATATTACGGCTTGA
- a CDS encoding DUF4126 domain-containing protein has protein sequence MSTLLGILAILSAAAAAGMRIALPLLMVGLIQGDLWSEVPLLWRVNPQVVVAVLTSWSLFELFGSKKLLGQRVLQIVQLFFTPLVGGMMAITVAKLLTSELEMDFRFPPLWVVGAIGSLFALVIRLVAIGWFFRLRGLPFWVTILEDLFSVGLVLFAFKAPQNGGLIAILLLWIVVRSSTAWRTWFLANRSPDQPSHSKNHR, from the coding sequence ATGAGCACTCTCCTTGGAATCCTTGCAATTTTGTCAGCGGCGGCGGCGGCTGGGATGCGCATTGCTCTACCGTTGTTGATGGTTGGCCTGATCCAGGGTGATCTGTGGTCGGAAGTGCCCCTACTCTGGAGAGTCAATCCCCAAGTGGTGGTAGCGGTCTTAACCAGTTGGTCCTTGTTTGAATTGTTTGGCTCAAAAAAATTGCTGGGTCAGAGGGTTTTACAAATCGTGCAATTATTTTTCACTCCCCTGGTGGGGGGAATGATGGCCATTACCGTGGCCAAGCTGTTGACTTCGGAACTGGAAATGGATTTCCGTTTTCCTCCCCTTTGGGTGGTGGGGGCGATCGGTTCCCTCTTTGCTTTGGTTATAAGGCTAGTGGCGATCGGCTGGTTTTTTCGTCTGCGGGGTCTGCCCTTTTGGGTAACGATTTTAGAGGATTTATTCTCAGTGGGACTGGTGCTATTCGCTTTCAAAGCTCCCCAAAATGGTGGCTTAATTGCGATCTTGCTGTTGTGGATTGTTGTCCGCAGTTCCACCGCCTGGAGAACCTGGTTTTTGGCCAACCGTAGTCCCGACCAGCCATCTCACTCTAAAAATCACCGATGA
- a CDS encoding photosystem II reaction center protein T, giving the protein MESVAYILVLTMALAVLFFAIAFREPPRIEK; this is encoded by the coding sequence ATGGAAAGTGTTGCTTACATTCTGGTGCTGACCATGGCCCTTGCGGTCCTTTTCTTTGCGATCGCCTTCCGGGAACCCCCCCGCATCGAAAAATAG